From Eubalaena glacialis isolate mEubGla1 chromosome 5, mEubGla1.1.hap2.+ XY, whole genome shotgun sequence, one genomic window encodes:
- the G3BP2 gene encoding LOW QUALITY PROTEIN: ras GTPase-activating protein-binding protein 2 (The sequence of the model RefSeq protein was modified relative to this genomic sequence to represent the inferred CDS: inserted 1 base in 1 codon; deleted 2 bases in 1 codon) — translation MVMEKPSPLLVGREFVRQYYTLLNKAPEYLHRFYGRNSSYVHGGVDASGKPQEAVYGQNDIHHKVLSLNFSECHTKIRHVDAHATLSDGVVVQVMGLLSNSGQPERKFMQTFVLAPEGSVPNKFYVHNDMFRYEDEVFGDSEPELDEESEDEVEEEQEERQPSPEPVQENANSGYYEAHPVTNGIEEPLEESSHEPEPEPESETKTEEQKPQVEEKNLEELEEKSTSPPPAEPVSLPQEPPKPRVEAKPEVQSQPPRVREQRPRERPGFPPRGPRPGRGDIEQNEADNRRIIRYPDSHQLFVGNLPHDIDENELKEFFMSFGNVVELRINTKGVGGKLPNFGFVVFDDSEPVQRILIAKPIMFRGEVRLNVEEKKTRAARERETRGGDDRRDIRRNDRGPGGPRGIVGGGMMRDRDGRGPPPRGGMAQKLGSGRGTGQMEGXLHRTASLSLHCWQSWQWYIIHRVCILVNFFWLWNVTQPF, via the exons ATGGTTATGGAGAAGCCCAGTCCGCTGCTTGTAGGGCGGGAGTTTGTGAGGCAATATTATACTTTGCTGAATAAAGCTCCAGAATATTTACACAG GTTTTATGGCAGGAATTCTTCTTATGTTCATGGTGGAGTAGATGCTAGTGGAAAGCCCCAGGAGGCAGTTTATGGCCAAAAT GATATACACCACAAAGTATTATCTCTGAACTTCAGCGAATGTCATACTAAAATTCGTCATGTGGATGCTCATGCAACCTTGAGTGATGGAGTGGTGGTCCAGGTCATGGGTTTGCTGTCTAATAGTGGACAGCCAGAGAGGAAGTTTATGCAAACCTTTGTTCTGGCTCCTGAa GGATCTGTTCCAAATAAGTTTTATGTTCACAATGATATGTTTCGTTATGAAGATGAAGTATTTGGTGATTCTGAACCAGAACTTGATGAAG AATCAGAAGATGAAGTAGAAGAGGAACAAGAAGAAAGGCAACCATCTCCAGAACCTGTGCAAGAAAATGCTAACAGTGGTTACTATGAAGCTCACCCTGTGAC taATGGCATAGAGGAGCCATTGGAAGAATCCTCTCATGAACCTGAACCTGAGCCAGAATCTGAAACAAAGACTGAAGAGCAGAAACCGCAAGTGGAGGAGAAGAACTTGGAAGAGTTAGAGGAGAAGTCtacttctcctcctcctgctgaACCTGTTTCTCTGCCGCAGGAACCACCAAAG CCGAGAGTGGAAGCTAAACCAGAAGTTCAGTCTCAGCCACCTCGTGTGCGTGAACAGCGACCTAGAGAACGACCTGGTTTCCCTCCTAGAGGACCAAGACCAG GCAGAGGAGATATTGAACAGAATGAAGCTGATAACCGTAGAATAATTCGCTATCCAGATAGTCATCAACTCTTTGTTGGTAACTTGCCACATGATATTGATGAAAATGAACTGAAAGAGTTCTTCATGA GTTTTGGAAACGTTGTGGAACTTCGCATCAATACCAAGGGTGTTGGGGGAAAGCTTCCAAATTTTGGTTTTGTGGTTTTTGATGACTCTGAACCAGTTCAGAGAATCTTAATTGCAAAA CCAATTATGTTTCGCGGGGAAGTACGTTTAAAcgtggaagagaaaaagacaagagCTGCCAGAGAGCGAGAAACTCGAGGTGGTGATGATCGCAGGGATATTAGGCGCAATGATCGAGGTCCTGGTGGTCCCCGTGGAATAGTGGGCGGTGGAATGATGCGGGACCGGGATGGAAGAGGACCCCCTCCAAGAGGTGGCATGGCACAGAAACTTGGCTCTGGGAGAGGAACCGGGCAGATGGAAG CGCTTCACAGGACAGCGTCGCTGAGTCTCCACTGTTGGCAA TCTTGGCAGTGGTACATTATTCATCGTGTTTGcattcttgttaattttttttggctttggAATGTGACACAGCCTTTTTGA